One region of uncultured Methanolobus sp. genomic DNA includes:
- a CDS encoding DUF1614 domain-containing protein, translating into MRGYTNSSEIRTYAAFVLILLPTAALCYKEHLALGAINSLALMIILFAMLSGSIVEVPLFTTRSKKPEQLFRYAPILEDIYSVPVVKELGIGKERVFKTTITANLGGAIIPALATIYLLLTQPNNTALEIMLIVVVAVSLLSEMLGGIGLLVPDYIGLIAIPFSLIVSPENAASVIFIAGVGGILTGNIISVLTFNKEKTGSAFISIGGAGSFKAIYLTTIVASLISYFIH; encoded by the coding sequence ATGAGAGGATATACCAACAGTTCCGAGATAAGAACATACGCAGCTTTTGTACTGATTCTGCTCCCCACAGCAGCCCTTTGCTATAAAGAACACCTAGCACTGGGAGCAATAAACTCCCTTGCACTAATGATTATCCTTTTTGCCATGCTTTCAGGCTCGATTGTTGAGGTACCCTTGTTTACAACGCGATCCAAAAAACCGGAACAATTATTCAGGTATGCACCGATCCTTGAAGACATATATTCAGTCCCTGTTGTAAAGGAACTGGGTATCGGAAAAGAAAGAGTATTTAAAACTACAATAACCGCAAATCTTGGCGGTGCAATAATCCCCGCACTTGCAACAATATACCTCCTGCTGACCCAACCTAATAACACAGCACTGGAAATAATGCTCATCGTAGTTGTTGCAGTAAGTCTTCTTTCTGAAATGTTGGGAGGAATCGGATTACTAGTACCTGATTACATAGGTCTTATAGCAATTCCGTTCTCACTCATAGTCTCACCGGAAAATGCCGCATCAGTTATATTCATAGCAGGCGTTGGCGGAATACTGACAGGAAACATAATCTCAGTGCTCACATTCAACAAAGAAAAAACAGGCAGCGCCTTTATCAGTATAGGCGGCGCTGGTAGTTTTAAAGCAATATACCTGACAACAATTGTTGCCAGCTTAATCTCATACTTCATCCATTGA
- a CDS encoding serine protein kinase RIO, protein MKKEVTKKVKRIDTQVDKLRMKRKDTDTLKVKENVFDEPTLKTLYTLSNKGIIEAIGGSISTGKEANVFLAEDKERDIAVKIYRMSSSTFNSMEDYILGDPRFRNIRHSKRDIIFAWTKKEQRNLVRAKEAGLKVPEPIVAERNILVMEFMGEEGISYPQLKDYKIEKEAAKKAFNIIINYIDLLYNEANLVHGDLSEYNILIIPETEEPVFIDMGQSVTREHPRSIEFLIRDIENIARYFKKYGIREDPHQLYTSIRNKEPKNEENDL, encoded by the coding sequence ATGAAAAAAGAAGTAACAAAGAAAGTCAAACGCATTGACACCCAGGTCGACAAATTGCGCATGAAGCGCAAAGATACAGATACACTAAAAGTAAAAGAGAATGTATTTGACGAACCCACTTTGAAGACCCTTTATACATTATCTAATAAAGGAATAATAGAGGCAATCGGAGGATCAATCAGCACAGGAAAAGAAGCAAATGTATTCCTTGCTGAAGACAAAGAAAGAGACATAGCTGTGAAGATATACAGAATGTCTTCAAGCACCTTCAATTCAATGGAGGATTACATCCTTGGAGATCCACGTTTCAGAAATATCAGGCATTCAAAACGAGACATAATATTTGCATGGACAAAAAAGGAACAAAGAAACCTCGTGCGTGCAAAAGAAGCAGGCCTTAAGGTGCCTGAACCTATTGTGGCAGAACGCAACATTCTTGTAATGGAATTTATGGGAGAAGAAGGAATATCCTACCCTCAATTAAAAGACTACAAAATAGAAAAAGAAGCCGCAAAGAAAGCATTCAACATAATCATCAATTACATTGATCTCCTGTACAACGAAGCAAACCTTGTTCACGGAGATCTAAGCGAGTATAACATACTTATAATCCCTGAAACAGAAGAACCCGTGTTCATTGATATGGGACAATCAGTAACTAGGGAACATCCCCGTTCAATAGAATTCCTGATAAGAGACATCGAGAACATAGCACGCTATTTCAAAAAATATGGCATCCGGGAAGATCCACACCAGTTGTATACATCAATCAGGAACAAAGAACCGAAAAACGAAGAAAATGACCTATAA
- a CDS encoding PstS family phosphate ABC transporter substrate-binding protein → MISGKLLKNITIFSVVMVIIATAFIGIGCVDNEDTSSTGETPTGDAGDMAESTVSGEISVTGSTTVLPLSTLEAEAFMNEYPDAIITVKGGGSGVGIAALLDGTTEIAQASRSIKDSEVEEAESNGIEPMEHAIAWDGIAVVVNPENPVTEISFEDLKGIYTGTITNWADVGGDDLEISVVGRDSSSGTYEYFKEEVLGDDVEFTENALALSDNGLVKESVVGNAQAIGYIGYAYLDENVKALALDAAGDGTLIEATEENIMSGNYPLARQLFYYTNGEPTGLAKEYIDYVFSETGQDVVSESGYFPVN, encoded by the coding sequence ATGATATCAGGAAAATTATTGAAGAACATTACAATCTTTTCTGTAGTAATGGTAATTATCGCAACCGCATTCATAGGAATCGGCTGTGTTGACAATGAGGATACAAGCTCAACAGGAGAAACACCTACAGGTGATGCAGGAGACATGGCTGAAAGTACAGTTTCAGGTGAGATCAGTGTAACAGGATCAACCACCGTACTGCCACTTTCCACACTTGAAGCTGAAGCATTCATGAATGAATACCCGGATGCAATTATCACCGTAAAGGGTGGCGGATCAGGAGTAGGAATTGCTGCATTGCTTGACGGAACTACCGAGATCGCCCAGGCTTCAAGATCTATTAAAGATTCAGAAGTAGAAGAAGCTGAAAGCAATGGAATCGAACCTATGGAACACGCTATTGCATGGGACGGAATCGCTGTTGTTGTAAACCCGGAGAACCCGGTAACAGAAATCTCTTTTGAAGACCTTAAAGGCATCTACACAGGAACCATAACCAACTGGGCAGATGTAGGTGGAGACGACCTTGAGATCAGTGTTGTCGGCCGTGACAGTTCCTCAGGAACATATGAATACTTCAAGGAAGAAGTTCTCGGTGATGATGTAGAATTTACAGAAAATGCACTTGCACTGTCAGACAACGGGCTTGTAAAGGAATCCGTAGTAGGTAACGCACAGGCAATCGGATACATCGGCTATGCATACCTTGATGAAAACGTAAAGGCACTTGCGCTTGATGCAGCAGGGGATGGCACTCTTATAGAAGCTACCGAGGAAAATATAATGAGTGGAAACTACCCGCTTGCAAGACAGCTTTTCTACTACACTAATGGAGAACCAACCGGACTTGCAAAGGAATATATAGACTATGTATTCAGTGAGACTGGACAGGATGTAGTCTCAGAATCCGGATACTTCCCAGTAAATTAA
- the eif1A gene encoding translation initiation factor eIF-1A produces the protein MQNKKKISNADTSEVTRVRTPRRENNEILATVESMLGANHVKLRCMDGVVRMGRIPGSMKKRTWIREDDIVIAVPWNFQNEKADVIWKYTRPQVNWLERKGYLK, from the coding sequence CTGCAGAACAAAAAGAAGATTAGTAATGCGGATACTTCAGAAGTTACAAGAGTCCGCACACCACGCAGGGAAAACAACGAAATCCTTGCCACTGTGGAAAGCATGCTTGGTGCAAATCATGTTAAACTGAGATGTATGGACGGAGTTGTAAGAATGGGAAGGATTCCCGGTTCCATGAAAAAAAGAACATGGATACGAGAAGACGACATCGTTATTGCAGTCCCGTGGAACTTCCAGAATGAAAAAGCCGACGTAATATGGAAATATACTCGTCCACAGGTAAACTGGCTGGAACGCAAAGGATACCTGAAATAA
- a CDS encoding ATPase domain-containing protein, which produces MKTKFPIHTTLSADAIKVLERYEKELGAKNVVLEKALLNLDSTRFKAKLDTQNIDRIIKRVTTGIPGMDDFLEGGFPKGFAVIVTGPPGTGKTTFSMQYLMEGVKNGERCIFFSFEERAQQLVQHFARFGWDVGKYIDDGYLEIFGISMLTSEEMMEIIDSHKPERIVFDSMNVLTAPSDFRTSTSWRGLHRLLKKNMTTAILVTEKSHGIEIKEYDDFDFLGDGVVFLDFIQTNDIDTTPMPVMAVQKMRATRVDHTPQPFRFTNNGIAKYRALNIPSKVLQDRIEKRRAERLGTSMDEV; this is translated from the coding sequence ATGAAAACCAAATTCCCAATTCATACTACGTTAAGCGCGGATGCTATAAAGGTTCTCGAAAGGTACGAGAAAGAACTTGGTGCAAAAAATGTTGTGCTTGAAAAGGCACTTCTTAATCTTGATTCTACACGTTTTAAGGCCAAGCTTGACACGCAGAACATTGATCGTATCATTAAAAGAGTCACAACTGGTATTCCCGGAATGGATGACTTTCTGGAAGGTGGATTTCCAAAAGGTTTTGCTGTTATTGTGACTGGTCCTCCTGGTACTGGAAAGACTACCTTTTCAATGCAATATCTTATGGAAGGTGTAAAGAATGGTGAGCGTTGCATTTTCTTTTCATTTGAGGAAAGGGCGCAACAGCTTGTTCAGCACTTTGCAAGATTCGGATGGGATGTTGGTAAGTATATTGACGATGGTTATCTGGAGATATTTGGTATCTCTATGTTAACGTCTGAGGAAATGATGGAGATAATAGATTCACACAAACCGGAGAGAATTGTTTTTGATTCTATGAATGTCCTTACGGCACCAAGTGATTTCCGTACTTCAACTTCATGGCGTGGTCTCCATAGATTGCTAAAAAAGAATATGACTACTGCTATTCTTGTTACTGAGAAATCCCATGGAATAGAAATAAAAGAATATGATGATTTTGATTTCCTGGGGGATGGAGTTGTGTTCCTTGACTTCATTCAGACAAACGATATTGATACGACTCCTATGCCTGTGATGGCAGTTCAGAAAATGAGGGCAACACGTGTGGACCACACTCCTCAGCCATTCAGGTTCACCAATAATGGCATAGCCAAATACAGGGCTCTTAATATCCCTTCAAAGGTTCTGCAGGATCGGATCGAAAAGCGCAGGGCTGAGAGGCTTGGCACTTCAATGGATGAAGTATGA
- a CDS encoding dihydroorotase — MPDILIKNTKVFVNNYLQPAEVLIDDGKISRIAKEIDVQRLNQVIDARGALTLPAGIDVHVHFRDPGLTEKEDWYTGSCSAAAGGITTVIDHPNTIPPTIDKKTFKDKLKIANRNSIVDFGLYGGVTGNIEKLPELWESGATAFGEIFMAESTGALNIDEKCLDEALAVLKQLGALACIHAEDDKIRLECEAFLKNDYAPDSHSRARPDYCEAIAVEKAIKLIRKNGTKAHFCHISAMGSVGLLRKERYIDTKESGVPMITSEAAPHHLFLSTKDWDRLGSFGRMNPPLRSRKSVKVLLNSLNDGTIDVVASDHAPHTETEKDTDIKSAPSGVPGVETLIPLMLVAVKRNLLPLGRMIDVTSKNPARIFGLDRFSKGLFAEGHDADIIIVDHSNVTEVKGDNLHSKCGWTPYEGMDGIFPEYTIARGELVWDGDLIASRGRGNFLPGKGFAPETSE, encoded by the coding sequence ATGCCTGATATTCTAATCAAAAACACCAAAGTCTTTGTCAACAATTATCTTCAGCCTGCAGAGGTTCTTATTGATGATGGAAAAATATCCCGTATTGCAAAAGAAATCGACGTTCAACGGCTGAATCAGGTAATTGATGCAAGGGGAGCACTCACGCTTCCTGCAGGAATTGATGTTCATGTTCATTTCCGTGATCCGGGATTAACTGAAAAGGAAGACTGGTATACAGGTTCATGCTCTGCTGCGGCAGGTGGGATCACAACTGTCATTGATCATCCAAACACCATTCCTCCGACCATTGATAAAAAGACATTCAAGGATAAGCTGAAGATTGCAAATCGTAATTCTATAGTAGATTTCGGACTCTATGGCGGTGTGACCGGCAACATAGAGAAACTTCCTGAACTATGGGAAAGTGGCGCCACGGCTTTTGGTGAAATCTTTATGGCGGAATCCACCGGCGCTCTCAATATTGATGAAAAATGTCTTGATGAAGCATTGGCTGTGCTAAAACAACTCGGTGCATTGGCATGTATCCATGCGGAAGATGACAAGATCAGGCTTGAATGTGAGGCTTTCCTTAAGAATGATTATGCTCCTGACTCTCATTCTCGCGCTCGTCCGGACTATTGTGAAGCTATTGCAGTTGAAAAAGCAATAAAACTTATACGCAAGAACGGAACAAAAGCTCATTTCTGTCATATAAGTGCCATGGGCTCTGTGGGGCTTTTGCGTAAAGAACGCTATATTGATACAAAAGAGAGCGGCGTTCCAATGATAACAAGTGAAGCCGCACCTCATCATCTATTTCTTTCCACCAAGGACTGGGATCGTCTTGGTTCATTTGGCAGGATGAATCCTCCTCTGAGGAGCCGCAAAAGTGTTAAGGTGCTGCTTAACTCTCTGAATGACGGTACCATTGACGTAGTGGCATCAGACCATGCACCACATACCGAGACTGAAAAGGATACTGATATCAAAAGTGCTCCTTCCGGGGTCCCGGGTGTTGAAACTTTGATTCCGTTGATGCTTGTTGCAGTGAAAAGGAATTTGCTTCCGCTTGGGCGCATGATAGATGTAACAAGTAAGAATCCTGCAAGGATATTCGGCCTTGATCGTTTTTCAAAGGGTCTTTTTGCAGAAGGACATGATGCAGATATCATTATAGTTGATCATTCTAATGTTACCGAGGTCAAGGGCGACAATCTGCACAGCAAGTGTGGCTGGACTCCCTATGAAGGTATGGATGGTATTTTTCCTGAATACACCATTGCGCGCGGTGAACTTGTTTGGGACGGTGATCTCATTGCATCAAGAGGTCGCGGTAATTTCCTTCCGGGCAAAGGCTTTGCTCCAGAGACATCAGAATAA
- a CDS encoding KH domain-containing protein: MTHIKVPKDRVGAIIGPKGRVKQIIEEKSTARLDIDSEEGTVEIIPGDDPVGAMKAEDVINAIARGFNPDKTFPMFDDDMLMLEVIDLSKHTGTQKELLRLKGRIIGKGGKTREISERLLGVKMSVYGKTVSIIGTPEQNQIARTSVEMLIEGANHGSVYSYLEKKRQELLQSQLDYY; this comes from the coding sequence ATGACACACATCAAAGTTCCTAAAGACAGAGTCGGCGCAATAATCGGACCGAAAGGCCGCGTCAAACAGATAATAGAAGAGAAATCAACAGCAAGACTGGACATTGACAGTGAAGAAGGAACTGTAGAGATCATACCAGGAGATGATCCGGTCGGGGCCATGAAAGCAGAAGACGTAATAAATGCAATCGCAAGAGGATTTAACCCCGACAAGACGTTCCCAATGTTTGATGACGACATGCTGATGCTTGAAGTTATTGACCTTTCAAAACATACCGGAACACAAAAAGAACTGTTGCGTCTTAAAGGAAGGATCATAGGAAAAGGCGGCAAGACGCGAGAAATATCCGAAAGGTTATTAGGGGTGAAAATGTCAGTTTATGGAAAAACAGTAAGCATAATCGGCACCCCCGAACAAAATCAAATAGCAAGAACATCCGTAGAGATGCTCATTGAAGGAGCAAATCATGGTAGTGTTTACAGCTATCTGGAAAAGAAAAGACAGGAATTGCTCCAGTCACAGCTTGATTATTACTAA